A part of Aegilops tauschii subsp. strangulata cultivar AL8/78 chromosome 2, Aet v6.0, whole genome shotgun sequence genomic DNA contains:
- the LOC109767327 gene encoding uncharacterized protein, producing the protein MKTYDRIWKCLRMEVEHQNRSSSTGIIDLVWQYKRRVLDDSLSCSQISQYFARRSIDGLGLEQFNLNDSQLNAVADCVSVMENHSPSLKLIWGPPGTGKTKTISTILWAMLIKGLKTLTCAPTNTAVLEVASRIVRLVGEAPDGSPCFLNIVLFGNKERMKIDDNHDLSMVFLDSRAERLLPCFVPHTGWRQCLSSLIDLLENPVTKYKLHIQDIVEKMKMEKEMPKKDGDKPLVGKDRNSLPSRYPLRSNPNSKDHLVAPLSVFRKITHNRPEDEKEECHNEGWHDSDAMVEALRALPFKDYLKDNYNKLSKDLCYCIEILYNDHPRNSETGQSFQCMLEVLELIRILHALINYDRDTDDICSDELLEGKVEEECNPVSWPQQLNSVRTNRCNKSRFKLARSLCVQELRYLRKNLELPNYYSTRQIQLYLLQRTKCILCTVSSSFRLYGVPMDNSTSDTGKLLKKPEKPNLLDLLIVDEAAQLKECETLIPLLLPGIKQAVFIGDEYQLPALVKSKISDNAKFGRSVFERLSMLGYSKHLLNVQYRMHPKISKFPLVTFYDGKISDGPNVTSESYEKRFLASKIFGSYSFINVDGGHETTEKHGRSLRNTIEAAAVSRIVQRLFKESVSTGIKISVGVVSPYNAQVRAIHEKLGKSYNMHDGFSVKVKSVDGFQRAEEDVIIISTVRSNKAGSVGFLTNMQRTNVALTRAKHCLWIVGNGTTLSNSKSVWQKIVKDARDRGCYFDASEDKDLSNAVVKAIIEFDDAENLVRMDSLHISKPRFQQSRPKYRA; encoded by the exons ATGAAAACATACGATCGGATCTGGAAGTGCCTTCGTATGGAAGTAGAACATCAGAACAGAAGCAGTAGTACTGGCATCATCGATCTGGTGTGGCAATACAAGCGAAGG GTACTGGATGATAGCTTGTCATGCTCTCAGATATCTCAATACTTCGCTCGTAGATCAATTGATGGTCTTGGCCTTGAGCAGTTCAACCTAAATGACTCACAGCTGAATGCAGTAGCAGACTGTGTCTCGGTAATGGAGAACCACTCGCCTTCCCTAAAACTCATATGGGGCCCCCCTGGTACAGGTAAAACTAAAACGATCAGCACTATCCTGTGGGCAATGCTCATCAAGGGACTAAAGACACTTACCTGTGCACCAACCAATACTGCTGTACTGGAAGTCGCATCACGAATTGTCAGGCTTGTTGGAGAGGCTCCAGATGGTAGCCCCTGCTTTCTGAATATCGTCCTGTTTGGAAATAAAGAGAGGATGAAAATAGATGATAATCATGATCTTTCCATGGTATTCCTTGACTCGCGTGCGGAGCGGTTGTTGCCATGTTTCGTACCACACACTGGTTGGAGGCAATGCTTGTCTTCACTGATAGATCTTCTTGAGAATCCTGTGACCAAGTACAAGTTGCACATTCAGGATATTGTTGAAAAGATGAAGATGGAAAAGGAGATGCCCAAAAAGGATGGGGACAAACCCCTCGTGGGCAAGGACAGGAATTCTTTGCCCTCACGGTATCCTTTACGGTCCAATCCCAACTCCAAAGATCATCTTGTTGCACCTCTCTCAGTGTTTCGCAAGATAACCCATAACAGGCCTGAGGATGAGAAAGAAGAGTGCCATAATGAAGGATGGCATGACTCTGACGCTATGGTGGAAGCATTAAGAGCACTGCCATTCAAGGATTATTTGAAAGATAACTACAACAAACTTTCTAAGGATTTGTGCTATTGCATCGAGATACTTTATAATGATCATCCAAGAAATTCAGAAACAGGACAGAGCTTTCAGTGTATGTTGGAAGTGCTTGAATTGATAAGAATTCTCCATGCTTTGATAAATTATGACAGGGATACTGATGATATATGCTCAGATGAACTTCTTGAGGGCAAGGTAGAAGAGGAATGTAACCCTGTGTCCTGGCCTCAGCAGTTAAACTCTGTGCGGACTAACAGATGCAATAAATCCAGGTTTAAGCTGGCCAGATCCCTGTGTGTGCAAGAATTAAGATACCTTCGCAAAAACTTAGAGCTTCCAAATTATTACAGCACGAGGCAAATTCAACTGTATCTGCTGCAGAGAACAAAATGCATTCTCTGTACAGTTTCCAGCTCTTTCAGGTTGTATGGTGTGCCCATGGACAATTCTACTTCTGATACTGGCAAATTGCTCAAGAAGCCTGAAAAGCCAAATCTTCTGGACCTGCTGATTGTTGACGAGGCTGCACAGCTCAAAGAGTGTGAGACTTTAATTCCCTTGCTGCTGCCTGGCATAAAGCAGGCTGTTTTTATCGGAGACGAATATCAGTTACCTGCTCTGGTGAAAAGCAAA ATATCTGACAATGCTAAATTCGGGCGAAGTGTTTTTGAGAGGTTAAGTATGCTGGGATACAGTAAGCACCTTCTCAATGTGCAATACAGGATGCATCCGAAAATAAGCAAGTTTCCACTTGTTACATTTTACGATGGCAAGATATCTGATGGTCCTAATGTCACTAGTGAGAGCTATGAAAAGAGGTTTTTAGCAAGCAAAATCTTTGGGTCATACTCATTCATAAATGTAGATGGGGGACACGAAACAACTGAGAAGCACGGGCGTAGCCTGAGAAACACAATTGAAGCTGCTGCAGTATCACGGATAGTGCAGAGGTTGTTTAAAG AGTCAGTCTCTACTGGAATCAAAATCTCTGTTGGCGTTGTGTCCCCATATAATGCTCAAGTTAGAGCAATTCATGAAAAACTTGGGAAATCCTACAATATGCATGACGGTTTCTCTGTAAAAGTGAAATCTGTGGATGGTTTCCAACGCGCAGAGGAAGACGTCATTATCATATCAACAGTGAGGAGCAATAAAGCTGGTTCTGTTGGATTTCTCACGAACATGCAGAGGACCAATGTGGCTCTGACAAGGGCTAA GCACTGTCTATGGATAGTAGGAAACGGGACGACTTTGTCCAACAGCAAGTCTGTTTGGCAGAAGATAGTCAAGGATGCGCGTGACCGAGGCTGCTATTTTGATGCCAGTGAAGACAAAGATCTGTCAAACGCGGTAGTCAAGGCCATCATCGAGTTTGATGATGCGGAGAATTTAGTGAGAATGGACTCGCTGCATATAAGCAAGCCAAGGTTTCAG CAATCAAGGCCCAAATACCGTGCATGA